A window from Agrobacterium tumefaciens encodes these proteins:
- the glf gene encoding UDP-galactopyranose mutase: MIADERIVIVGAGLSGAVIGRELALAGHLVDIIDARDHIAGNCHTERDGETGVMVHVYGPHIFHTDDREVWDYVNSFQTFMPYKNRVKTTSSDQVYSLPVNLHTINQFFGKNFRPDEARTFIEEKADKSITDPQTFEEQALRFVGRDLYEAFFKGYTEKQWGCSPTELPASILKRLPVRFNYDDNYFFHKYQGMPESGYTDMIERILDHPNITVKLGTRFDRAETPASGHVFYSGPLDGYFDFEFGSLAYRTLDFERFTYAGDYQGCAVMNYGDVSVPFTRITEHKHFSPWEDHAGSVCYREFSRECGPQDIPYYPVRLVEDKEQLADYVARAERETSVTFVGRLGTYRYLDMDATIREALDTARLYLATHAEGRSMPAFLHPPV; the protein is encoded by the coding sequence ATGATCGCGGACGAAAGAATTGTCATTGTGGGTGCCGGGCTTTCCGGCGCGGTCATTGGCCGAGAGCTTGCGCTGGCGGGCCATCTGGTCGACATCATCGATGCCCGCGATCACATTGCCGGCAATTGCCATACCGAACGCGACGGCGAAACCGGCGTCATGGTGCATGTTTACGGTCCGCATATTTTCCATACCGATGACAGGGAAGTCTGGGACTATGTCAACAGCTTCCAGACCTTCATGCCCTACAAGAACCGGGTCAAAACGACGAGCAGCGATCAGGTCTACTCCCTTCCCGTCAATCTGCACACGATCAACCAGTTCTTCGGCAAGAATTTCCGACCCGATGAAGCGCGAACCTTCATCGAGGAGAAGGCCGACAAGTCGATTACCGATCCACAGACCTTCGAAGAGCAGGCGCTGCGCTTCGTCGGCCGCGATCTCTATGAAGCTTTCTTCAAGGGATATACCGAGAAGCAATGGGGCTGCTCGCCGACGGAACTGCCGGCCTCCATTCTGAAACGCCTGCCCGTGCGCTTCAATTACGACGACAACTACTTCTTCCACAAATATCAGGGCATGCCGGAAAGCGGTTATACGGACATGATCGAGCGCATCCTCGATCACCCCAATATTACGGTAAAACTCGGCACGCGCTTTGACCGCGCCGAAACGCCGGCCTCCGGACACGTCTTTTATTCCGGTCCGCTTGACGGCTATTTCGATTTCGAATTTGGCAGCCTTGCCTACCGAACGCTCGACTTCGAACGGTTCACCTATGCCGGCGATTACCAGGGCTGCGCCGTGATGAATTACGGTGACGTATCGGTGCCCTTTACCCGCATTACCGAACACAAGCATTTTTCCCCATGGGAAGACCATGCCGGCTCCGTCTGCTACCGGGAGTTTTCCCGCGAATGCGGCCCGCAGGACATTCCCTATTATCCTGTCCGGCTGGTCGAGGACAAAGAACAGCTCGCCGATTATGTGGCGCGGGCCGAGCGGGAAACCTCGGTCACCTTTGTCGGACGGCTCGGAACCTATCGTTATCTCGACATGGATGCGACCATCCGGGAAGCGCTCGATACTGCTCGACTCTATCTAGCCACCCACGCCGAGGGCCGCTCCATGCCGGCATTTCTACATCCTCCGGTCTGA